A genomic region of Peptoniphilus sp. ING2-D1G contains the following coding sequences:
- a CDS encoding Hypothetical protein (High confidence in function and specificity), whose product MNKVNYNIKMKNIISELNSKKSLLLHSCCAPCSSAVLERLREYFDITVLYYNPNLDSQREFERRVEEQKRLLGQLNSEIELLIIDYEPEQYYEAIKGHEKDEEGGERCSICFDLRLDKTAKIAKEKNFDFFTTTLSISPHKNSQVLNKIGCEISQKYGIRYLYSDFKKEEGYKRSIELSKEYDLYRQDYCGCIYSKVQKY is encoded by the coding sequence ATGAATAAAGTCAATTACAACATAAAGATGAAAAATATAATAAGTGAATTGAATTCAAAAAAATCTTTGTTATTGCACTCCTGTTGTGCTCCTTGTTCCAGTGCTGTCTTAGAAAGATTGAGGGAATATTTTGACATTACGGTTTTATATTACAATCCTAATTTGGATTCGCAAAGGGAATTCGAAAGGCGAGTGGAGGAACAAAAAAGACTGTTGGGACAACTCAATTCGGAGATAGAGTTGCTGATAATAGATTATGAACCGGAGCAATACTACGAGGCTATAAAAGGACATGAGAAGGACGAGGAAGGCGGAGAAAGATGTAGCATATGTTTTGATCTAAGGTTGGATAAGACTGCAAAAATAGCCAAGGAAAAAAACTTTGATTTCTTTACAACGACTTTATCCATCAGCCCACATAAAAACTCACAAGTGTTAAACAAAATAGGATGTGAGATTTCACAAAAATACGGTATCCGCTATCTTTATTCGGATTTTAAGAAGGAAGAAGGATACAAGAGATCCATAGAACTGTCAAAGGAGTATGATTTATACAGACAGGATTATTGCGGTTGCATTTATTCAAAGGTACAAAAATATTAA
- the asd gene encoding Aspartate-semialdehyde dehydrogenase (Catalyzes the NADPH-dependent formation of L-aspartate-semialdehyde (L-ASA) by the reductive dephosphorylation of L-aspartyl-4-phosphate; High confidence in function and specificity), with amino-acid sequence MILSKINLAIFGSTGLVGQKMRSILEERNIDIENIYFFSSANSAGKKIEFKGEEYTVEELTEENLKGKNIEYALCALDSHLSLKFSPIAAEMGITVIDNSSGFRMHDDKPLVVPEINGDKALGQKIIASPNCSTIQSVVPLYPIYREYGIKRIVYSTYQAVSGSGVNGIEDLKTGLWAGKNKFYPYQIAGNALPHIDDFLEDGYSKEEMKMVNETRKILGDQDIRITATTVRIPVFESHMVSMAVETEKPFELKDIFELFDKEEGIVLYDDVKNNIYPMPIVTTGKDEVYVGRIRRDYSVENGINFISVADNTRKGAALNTIQILEYLLKQK; translated from the coding sequence TTGATTTTGAGCAAAATAAATCTTGCAATTTTTGGATCTACCGGACTTGTGGGCCAAAAAATGAGAAGTATTCTGGAAGAAAGAAATATTGATATCGAGAACATTTACTTTTTCTCTTCGGCAAATTCTGCCGGCAAAAAAATAGAATTTAAAGGCGAAGAATATACCGTTGAAGAATTGACTGAAGAAAACTTAAAGGGCAAAAATATCGAATATGCTCTTTGTGCTCTTGATTCTCATCTTTCGTTAAAATTTAGTCCCATAGCTGCAGAAATGGGAATAACCGTTATCGACAACTCCTCGGGATTTAGAATGCATGACGATAAACCCTTAGTTGTTCCTGAAATAAATGGAGATAAAGCTCTCGGACAAAAAATAATCGCCAGCCCCAATTGTTCCACTATCCAATCGGTAGTTCCTCTTTATCCGATTTATAGAGAATATGGAATAAAAAGAATAGTTTACAGCACATATCAAGCCGTCTCCGGATCAGGGGTAAACGGCATTGAAGATTTGAAAACAGGCTTGTGGGCCGGCAAAAATAAATTCTATCCTTACCAAATAGCGGGCAATGCCCTGCCACATATCGATGATTTTCTTGAAGACGGATATTCAAAGGAAGAAATGAAAATGGTCAATGAAACCAGAAAGATTTTAGGAGATCAAGATATCAGAATTACCGCTACTACAGTTAGAATCCCCGTATTTGAATCTCATATGGTCTCCATGGCTGTCGAAACTGAAAAACCCTTTGAACTAAAGGATATATTTGAACTCTTTGATAAGGAAGAAGGGATTGTACTTTATGATGATGTAAAAAACAACATTTATCCCATGCCCATAGTAACCACAGGCAAAGATGAAGTCTATGTCGGCAGAATAAGACGTGACTATTCAGTTGAAAACGGAATCAACTTCATCTCAGTCGCCGACAACACCAGAAAAGGCGCCGCACTTAACACAATTCAAATATTGGAATACTTGTTAAAACAAAAATGA
- a CDS encoding homoserine dehydrogenase (L-homoserine + NAD(P)+ = L-aspartate 4-semialdehyde + NAD(P)H; High confidence in function and specificity) yields MIEIALLGFGTVGKGTYEIIKKRSEQIKKVLKDELKVSKILVRNTAKYKGEENVFTDDYDEILKDDNISLVCEMTGDLENSYRYIRDALKAKKHVVTSNKAVVSENLSYFVDLADENEVNFLFEASVGGSIPIITPLISQCVINDIHRVRGILNGTSNFILSKMYNENLSYEDVLKEAQALGYAEADPYEDVEGIDALRKLKILSSIAFCKDIENSEILSEGISSILPVDIEVFKEKGFKIKLVAESFLDENKYALIVEPVLVESEDPLYFIEGSNNIVEIFADNYSSLSFMGEGAGKLPTGNAVVIDIIDSLLSNNLKFKLDNTKIKCVGKFKGSYYVRTKEKIDENLLEEFFERDGFVISRTKMIDRDKLKMELRKFRDEDCFIARFEREDLA; encoded by the coding sequence ATGATAGAAATAGCTTTATTGGGATTTGGAACTGTGGGCAAAGGAACTTATGAAATCATAAAAAAAAGATCCGAGCAAATAAAAAAAGTTCTGAAGGATGAACTTAAAGTATCCAAAATACTTGTAAGAAATACGGCAAAATACAAGGGAGAAGAGAATGTTTTCACAGATGATTATGATGAGATATTAAAGGATGATAATATTTCATTGGTTTGTGAAATGACAGGAGACTTGGAGAACAGCTATAGATATATAAGGGATGCGCTAAAGGCAAAGAAACACGTCGTCACTTCCAACAAAGCCGTTGTAAGTGAAAATCTGTCCTACTTCGTAGATTTGGCTGATGAAAATGAAGTAAATTTTTTATTTGAGGCATCTGTGGGAGGTTCAATACCAATTATAACACCGCTGATATCTCAATGCGTGATCAATGATATTCACAGAGTCAGAGGAATTTTAAACGGGACGAGCAACTTTATACTGTCCAAGATGTACAACGAAAATTTATCCTATGAAGATGTTCTGAAGGAGGCTCAAGCTTTGGGATATGCAGAAGCCGATCCCTATGAAGATGTAGAGGGAATAGATGCCCTTAGAAAACTTAAAATACTCAGCTCCATAGCTTTTTGCAAGGACATTGAAAACAGCGAGATTTTGTCAGAGGGAATATCTTCCATACTGCCTGTGGACATAGAAGTCTTTAAAGAAAAAGGATTTAAGATAAAACTTGTTGCGGAGTCCTTTTTAGATGAGAATAAATATGCCCTGATTGTTGAACCTGTGTTGGTTGAATCGGAGGATCCCCTTTATTTTATAGAGGGAAGCAACAATATTGTTGAAATATTCGCAGACAACTATTCGAGTTTGTCTTTTATGGGAGAAGGCGCAGGGAAACTTCCAACGGGCAATGCTGTAGTCATAGACATAATTGATTCGCTGTTATCAAATAACTTGAAATTTAAATTGGATAATACAAAAATAAAATGTGTCGGAAAATTCAAAGGTTCTTACTATGTCAGAACGAAGGAAAAAATAGATGAAAATTTATTGGAAGAATTCTTTGAAAGGGATGGTTTTGTAATTTCAAGAACAAAGATGATCGACAGAGATAAACTAAAAATGGAACTTCGAAAATTCCGAGATGAAGACTGCTTCATAGCGAGATTTGAAAGGGAGGATTTAGCATGA
- a CDS encoding Glyoxylate reductase (Glycolate + NAD(+) <=> glyoxylate + NADH; High confidence in function and specificity): protein MRVSITSKIPANILKKIKENFEVKYHDSETPLSKAEIIEGLADCDALVCPLSDKIDEEIIDGAVDLKIIANYGAGFDNIDINAAAKRNIVVTNAPAPSSAVSTAELTFALILMIARDMLRAEKNLRDGNFKGWRPTYFLGEQLKSKTLGIIGLGNIGKNLAKRALSFEMNVVYHSRNRKEDVENLGVKYMERDDLIRSADFLSLHTAFSPELRHMISDREFELMPESAYLINAARGPLVDERALICALTEGKIRGAALDVYEFEPKISDELLELENVVLMPHLGNATYDARREMGEAVLDNLMDFKEGQRPRNKVN from the coding sequence ATGAGAGTATCTATTACATCGAAAATACCGGCAAATATTTTAAAGAAAATTAAAGAAAATTTCGAGGTAAAATATCACGACTCCGAGACTCCCCTTTCCAAGGCTGAAATAATAGAAGGTCTTGCGGATTGTGATGCTTTAGTATGTCCTCTTTCCGATAAAATTGACGAAGAAATAATAGATGGAGCGGTGGATTTAAAAATCATAGCCAATTACGGGGCGGGATTTGACAATATAGATATAAATGCGGCGGCAAAGAGAAATATTGTCGTAACCAATGCGCCTGCGCCCTCTTCTGCAGTTTCCACTGCAGAACTTACCTTTGCACTTATTTTGATGATTGCAAGAGACATGCTCAGAGCTGAAAAAAACTTAAGAGATGGCAATTTCAAAGGTTGGCGACCGACTTATTTTTTGGGCGAACAGTTAAAATCAAAGACCTTGGGAATAATAGGTCTTGGAAATATAGGTAAAAATCTTGCGAAAAGGGCTCTCAGCTTTGAAATGAATGTAGTTTATCACTCCAGAAACAGAAAAGAGGACGTGGAAAATTTAGGAGTTAAATACATGGAAAGGGACGATTTGATAAGAAGTGCGGATTTTTTAAGCTTGCACACTGCCTTTTCTCCGGAACTCAGACACATGATTTCAGACAGAGAATTTGAGCTTATGCCCGAAAGTGCTTACTTGATCAATGCGGCAAGGGGACCCCTTGTAGATGAAAGGGCGCTGATATGCGCCTTGACGGAGGGCAAAATCAGGGGGGCGGCTCTTGATGTCTATGAATTTGAACCGAAGATTTCAGATGAGCTTTTAGAGCTCGAAAATGTAGTACTGATGCCTCACTTAGGCAATGCAACATATGATGCCAGAAGGGAAATGGGAGAGGCTGTTCTTGATAATTTGATGGATTTTAAAGAAGGACAAAGACCGAGAAATAAAGTCAACTAA
- a CDS encoding ribose 5-phosphate isomerase B (Ribose 5-phosphate isomerase forms a homodimer and catalyses the interconversion of D-ribose 5-phosphate and D-ribulose 5-phosphate in the non-oxidative branch of the pentose phosphate pathway. This reaction permits the synthesis of ribose from other sugars, as well as the recycling of sugars from nucleotide breakdown. Two unrelated enzymes can catalyse this reaction: RpiA (found in most organisms) and RpiB (found in some bacteria and eukaryotes). RpiB is also involved in metabolism of the rare sugar, allose, in addition to ribose sugars; High confidence in function and specificity), with the protein MKLGFGSDHAGYELKEKLKKYLEDKGYECVDYGTHSTERVDYPDFGKIVGEKVAAGEVDKGVLVCGTGVGISLAANKIKGIRACVCSEPYTAMMSARHNNANIIAMGGRVVGEDLAKMIVDSFLESKFEGGRHKMRVDKIIAIENDEEI; encoded by the coding sequence ATGAAATTAGGATTTGGCTCAGATCATGCCGGATATGAACTCAAAGAGAAATTAAAGAAGTATTTAGAAGATAAGGGATATGAGTGTGTGGATTATGGAACTCACAGCACGGAAAGAGTGGATTATCCCGACTTCGGAAAAATCGTCGGAGAAAAGGTAGCGGCGGGAGAAGTGGATAAGGGTGTGCTTGTATGCGGTACGGGCGTTGGAATTTCCCTTGCTGCAAATAAGATAAAGGGCATAAGGGCGTGCGTATGTTCTGAACCCTATACGGCCATGATGAGCGCAAGGCACAATAATGCAAATATAATAGCCATGGGCGGAAGAGTTGTCGGAGAAGACTTGGCTAAAATGATAGTTGACAGTTTTTTGGAAAGTAAATTTGAAGGCGGTAGGCATAAAATGAGAGTTGATAAGATTATCGCTATAGAAAATGATGAAGAAATATGA
- a CDS encoding hypothetical protein (High confidence in function and specificity): MKLKTLILSVLLSLMIVIKVGAASALNVSAKDENTDVLKNAIDGYSIEIPKGAKVNINENNFRTQVNFENVNIKIFLENLKKEIDYKEYRNYSLLGIKNTSNEHIITGEEGLILNDRESYYIEFNRRKLTEVPKDKNHYLIIFQKIASDKAMTFMVKSDKLVDKERVFSMISSVKFDVNKVENSIKKVPNDMKIINDTLKGADYWSDDTKKLYRDDFLESTERKWGIFVNTFWNSQNFNKIEKEIGHRFKYLLLYHDTRFSNEIYSDAVKFARVRGSYIEFTFQTQMKDGKNEIYDVLQGKEEDFIREMAKKIKVAGHPVFFRIGNEMNGDWCSYCAYNTGLDSDIYVYLYDYIYRIFAEEGANKYVIYVFNPNGKSFPDFRYNDESMYRPHHTKYQVLGLTLYNTGNYYPGEYWTDFESLYKDLYKHSLKNYDKPMMITEFASSTIGGDKIAWTEDMFNVIEEKFPEIKVAIWFSGVDLDQWGQPARIYDITEPKEVLNVFKKYLRK, encoded by the coding sequence ATGAAATTAAAGACTTTAATACTTTCTGTGTTATTATCCTTGATGATAGTTATAAAAGTCGGGGCGGCAAGTGCGCTTAATGTTTCGGCTAAGGATGAAAACACAGATGTTTTAAAAAATGCAATCGACGGATATTCCATTGAAATACCCAAGGGTGCAAAGGTTAATATAAATGAGAACAACTTTAGAACTCAGGTGAATTTTGAAAATGTAAATATAAAAATTTTTCTTGAAAATTTAAAAAAGGAAATAGATTATAAAGAGTATAGAAATTATTCTTTGTTAGGGATAAAAAACACGAGCAATGAGCATATAATCACCGGAGAGGAAGGACTGATCTTAAATGATAGAGAGTCCTATTATATAGAATTCAACAGGAGAAAACTGACGGAAGTGCCCAAGGATAAAAATCATTATCTTATAATTTTTCAAAAAATAGCTTCCGATAAAGCTATGACTTTCATGGTCAAGTCTGATAAACTGGTTGATAAAGAGAGAGTTTTTTCAATGATTTCCTCTGTGAAATTCGATGTAAATAAAGTGGAGAATTCCATAAAGAAGGTGCCTAATGATATGAAAATAATCAACGATACACTTAAGGGTGCGGATTATTGGAGTGACGATACGAAAAAACTCTACAGAGATGATTTTTTGGAAAGCACCGAAAGAAAATGGGGGATTTTTGTAAATACTTTTTGGAACAGTCAAAACTTCAATAAGATAGAAAAAGAGATAGGACATCGTTTTAAATACTTGCTTTTGTATCATGATACGAGATTTAGCAATGAAATATACTCCGACGCTGTAAAGTTTGCAAGGGTGAGAGGCTCCTATATTGAATTTACTTTTCAAACTCAAATGAAAGATGGAAAAAATGAAATTTATGACGTTCTTCAAGGCAAAGAAGAGGATTTCATAAGGGAAATGGCAAAGAAAATAAAAGTGGCGGGACACCCTGTCTTTTTTAGAATCGGCAATGAAATGAACGGTGATTGGTGCAGTTACTGCGCATATAATACGGGACTTGATTCAGATATCTATGTGTATTTATACGATTACATATACAGGATATTTGCAGAAGAGGGTGCAAATAAATACGTCATATATGTATTTAATCCCAACGGAAAGAGTTTTCCGGATTTCAGATACAATGACGAATCGATGTACAGACCTCATCACACGAAGTATCAAGTTCTGGGTCTTACTCTTTACAACACGGGAAATTACTATCCGGGAGAGTATTGGACAGATTTTGAGTCGCTATATAAGGACCTATACAAGCATTCTTTGAAAAATTACGACAAGCCCATGATGATTACTGAATTTGCCTCAAGTACCATAGGAGGAGATAAAATTGCTTGGACAGAGGATATGTTCAATGTAATCGAAGAGAAATTTCCTGAAATAAAGGTGGCGATTTGGTTTAGCGGAGTAGATTTAGATCAATGGGGACAGCCGGCGAGAATTTACGACATTACTGAACCTAAAGAAGTTTTAAATGTTTTTAAGAAATATTTGAGAAAGTAA
- the lysC gene encoding Aspartokinase (Catalyzes the phosphorylation of the beta-carboxyl group of aspartic acid with ATP to yield 4-phospho-L-aspartate, which is involved in the branched biosynthetic pathway leading to the biosynthesis of amino acids threonine, isoleucine and methionine; High confidence in function and specificity), with the protein MKTKVMKFGGSSLATAQKIKDVAKILVDKKRDLNNIVCVVSAMGDTTDDLIELSYKISQKPDKREMDRLISTGEMISIALLSMAIGELGVKAISLTGEQAGFRTAGRHGFSKILDVDTTLVEKKLKEGYIVIVAGFQGVNSAGDITTLGRGGSDTSAVALAAKLGCDCEVYTDVYGIYSVDPRIHKSAKKLEHLSYLEAMEMANLGAKVIDPRAVEIAQKYEVQLYIAHNSTKIMGTYIDKENNVEQSIISNLSIQDNILLVDKKLQKDETTAELFSKLAGKDINIDVISQKDIEEDRYITFTSLIDEKDLIMDISDDFHFKENVSKVSLIGNAMRNQPGVAARVFELLNANNVDFYQVSTSEISISYIVDTINTNKVVKLLVKEFDL; encoded by the coding sequence ATGAAAACAAAGGTAATGAAATTCGGAGGAAGCAGCCTTGCAACCGCACAAAAAATTAAAGATGTGGCTAAAATCCTCGTGGATAAAAAACGGGATTTAAACAATATAGTGTGTGTAGTAAGTGCCATGGGAGATACCACAGATGATTTGATTGAACTTTCTTACAAAATTTCGCAAAAACCCGACAAAAGAGAGATGGACAGACTTATTTCCACAGGAGAGATGATTTCAATAGCGCTATTGTCAATGGCCATTGGAGAGTTGGGGGTTAAGGCGATATCCTTAACAGGTGAACAGGCGGGATTTAGAACGGCGGGAAGACACGGATTTTCTAAAATTTTGGATGTTGACACAACTCTTGTGGAGAAAAAATTAAAAGAAGGATATATAGTAATAGTTGCGGGATTTCAAGGCGTGAATTCAGCGGGAGATATAACCACACTGGGAAGAGGGGGAAGCGATACGTCGGCTGTTGCCTTAGCTGCAAAACTCGGCTGTGATTGCGAAGTCTATACGGATGTGTACGGGATTTATTCCGTGGATCCGAGAATTCATAAATCAGCTAAGAAACTGGAACATCTCTCCTACTTGGAAGCCATGGAGATGGCAAATTTAGGAGCGAAGGTCATCGATCCGAGAGCTGTTGAAATTGCCCAAAAGTACGAAGTGCAATTGTATATTGCACACAACAGCACAAAGATCATGGGTACTTATATAGATAAGGAGAATAATGTGGAACAAAGTATAATTTCTAATCTCTCAATACAGGATAATATCTTGCTGGTGGACAAAAAATTGCAGAAGGATGAAACAACTGCGGAACTTTTTTCAAAACTGGCAGGTAAGGATATAAACATAGATGTGATTTCTCAAAAGGATATAGAAGAAGACAGATATATAACATTTACATCACTTATAGACGAAAAAGATTTAATAATGGATATATCGGATGATTTTCATTTCAAGGAAAATGTATCAAAGGTGAGTTTAATCGGGAATGCCATGAGAAATCAACCGGGAGTTGCAGCGAGAGTTTTTGAACTTTTAAATGCAAATAATGTTGATTTTTATCAAGTGTCCACATCGGAAATTTCAATATCCTATATAGTGGATACGATAAATACAAATAAAGTAGTTAAATTGTTGGTGAAGGAATTTGATCTTTAG
- the dapA gene encoding 4-hydroxy-tetrahydrodipicolinate synthase (Catalyzes the condensation of (S)-aspartate-beta-semialdehyde [(S)-ASA] and pyruvate to 4-hydroxy-tetrahydrodipicolinate (HTPA); High confidence in function and specificity), with amino-acid sequence MSIFTGSGVAIITPFKENMDVDFEKLGELIEFQIYSGTDAIVVVGTTGEASTLTDEEQAEVVDFTVKKVNGRIPVVAGAGSNDTRHGVNLSKMCEAAGADALLQVTPYYNKTSQKGLLMHYEAIDKAVKIPNIAYSVPGRTSMHIEPETVKALSEMDNFVALKDATGNLAYTAKVKSLVGDDFDIYSGNDDVVVPVLSLGGKGVISVWANIFPKAVHKMCHDFFAGDIKSAAQIQVNYKKFIDALFMEPSPIPLKAAMNIKGFDVGGLRLPLCDASEKTVETLKEIMEELGE; translated from the coding sequence ATGAGTATATTTACAGGTAGTGGAGTTGCGATTATAACGCCGTTTAAGGAAAACATGGATGTGGATTTTGAAAAGCTTGGAGAATTGATTGAATTTCAAATCTATTCAGGAACAGATGCAATTGTAGTAGTAGGTACTACAGGAGAAGCATCTACCCTTACAGATGAAGAACAAGCTGAAGTTGTTGATTTCACCGTAAAAAAAGTAAATGGAAGAATACCCGTAGTAGCAGGAGCGGGCTCCAATGACACAAGACACGGAGTCAATCTTTCAAAAATGTGTGAAGCTGCAGGAGCCGATGCCCTTTTGCAAGTGACACCCTATTATAACAAGACTTCTCAAAAGGGGCTTTTAATGCATTACGAAGCTATAGACAAAGCGGTTAAAATCCCCAATATAGCTTATTCAGTTCCGGGAAGAACTTCAATGCACATAGAACCTGAAACAGTGAAGGCTTTATCGGAAATGGATAATTTTGTAGCTCTTAAAGATGCTACGGGAAATTTGGCATACACTGCAAAGGTCAAAAGTCTTGTCGGAGATGATTTCGATATTTATTCCGGAAATGACGATGTAGTTGTACCGGTGCTTTCTCTTGGAGGCAAGGGAGTAATTTCCGTTTGGGCGAATATATTTCCCAAGGCGGTGCACAAGATGTGTCATGATTTCTTTGCGGGAGATATTAAATCAGCGGCACAAATTCAAGTGAATTACAAAAAATTTATAGATGCGTTGTTTATGGAACCCAGTCCAATACCACTTAAGGCGGCTATGAATATAAAAGGGTTCGACGTAGGAGGACTCAGACTTCCTCTTTGTGATGCAAGTGAAAAAACAGTTGAAACCCTAAAGGAAATAATGGAAGAATTAGGTGAATGA
- the dapB gene encoding dihydrodipicolinate reductase (Catalyzes the conversion of 4-hydroxy-tetrahydrodipicolinate (HTPA) to tetrahydrodipicolinate; High confidence in function and specificity) → MMKIFLSGITGAMGRTIINTVDEDEVVAGFAGRMGEVDGLKVYGYLDEVVEDFDVIIDFSNKFCTRDVLNFALENKKPLVIATTGIEEDVVKMIEEASEDIPIVFSSNMSIGVNTIDIILEKLVGMLEGFDIEIIEKHHNQKVDSPSGTAKMFFNTIKRNRDVYPVYDRTDVHEKRKKEEVGISVIRGGTITGEHSVIFAGEDEVLEIKHSAGSKKIFAKGAILAARYLLNKDKGLYNMRDVLGVEK, encoded by the coding sequence ATGATGAAAATTTTTTTATCGGGAATAACAGGCGCCATGGGGCGTACAATTATAAATACCGTCGATGAAGATGAGGTGGTTGCAGGATTTGCCGGACGAATGGGAGAAGTTGACGGATTAAAAGTATATGGATACTTAGACGAGGTTGTGGAAGATTTCGATGTAATAATAGACTTTTCAAACAAATTCTGCACAAGGGACGTTCTGAATTTCGCCTTAGAAAATAAAAAACCCTTGGTAATTGCAACTACGGGAATAGAAGAAGATGTGGTGAAAATGATAGAAGAAGCATCGGAGGATATACCCATAGTATTTTCTTCAAATATGAGCATCGGGGTAAACACCATAGACATAATTTTAGAAAAACTCGTAGGAATGCTTGAAGGATTTGACATTGAAATCATAGAAAAACACCATAATCAAAAAGTGGACAGCCCCAGCGGAACGGCAAAGATGTTTTTTAATACCATAAAAAGAAACAGAGATGTCTATCCTGTTTACGACAGAACGGATGTACATGAAAAAAGAAAAAAAGAAGAAGTGGGTATTTCAGTAATAAGAGGCGGCACAATCACCGGAGAACACAGCGTTATATTTGCGGGAGAAGACGAGGTATTGGAAATAAAACATTCCGCAGGCTCTAAAAAAATCTTTGCAAAGGGCGCAATACTTGCAGCAAGATATTTATTGAATAAAGACAAGGGATTATACAATATGCGAGATGTACTGGGAGTTGAAAAATGA